Proteins encoded together in one Coffea arabica cultivar ET-39 chromosome 2c, Coffea Arabica ET-39 HiFi, whole genome shotgun sequence window:
- the LOC140035084 gene encoding uncharacterized protein isoform X1, producing MGKKKKVKATDGDSQYSPSTVFVTGLPYSLTNAQLEESFSEVGPIRRCFMVTKKGSSEHRGFGFVQFAAVEHANRAIELKNGSTVGGRKIQVKHAMHRASLEQRRSKGNQAEISDGVAQAKDNKLSLSAKTVEHEEFSKSLSTVNETLESLEKRKAATTSSSIADEETSLEKEKQRVAKTVIFGGLLNTAMAEDVHRLARECGTVRSIIYPLPKEELEHHGLARDGCKMDASSVLYTSVKSARSSVAALHQKKIHGELLWARQLGGEGSKTQKWKLIVRNLPFKATVNEIKNMFSAVAFVWDVFIPQNPETGLSKGFAFVKFTSKQDAENIIKMFNGKNFGKRPIAVDWAVSKKVYASGGKSLDAGEEGPDKHGEESDSDGDLDEDDTEVNEKSLQDYKVDGMSDGSDSTEEKVSGSETNFDEEADITRKVLQNLISSPSKATDSLDNDNSGLSKEMKDDESLGISSKLSDTFIAPNTIPGNSGKNKQIEKNPTERDNELQRTIFISNLPFDSSSEEVKQRLLAFGEVESFLPVLHHVTKRPRGTGFLKFKTSDGADAAVSAANAAAGLGIFLKGRQLKILKALDKKAAQDKVSEKTKKEDRDHRNLYLAKEGLILEGTPAAEGVSVSDMSKRKMLQEKKMTKLKSPNFHVSRTRLAMYNLPKTMSEEELKQLCIHAVTSRATKQKPVIRQIKILRESKNTNSTRKNSSRGVGFVEFSEHQHALVALRVLNNNPETFGPEQRPIVEFAVDNVLTLRSRKDKLQARQQDSLNGVQDLQQNDKSSALDYHSKEKSRKRKSRHDAKASDTSGSKTEAEVGRQVFAESPSGEVRVVKKQKGDAGGKRDNISFKKKMRSSKNKQIPDQEQRNPDGGVPHPAEGTTISAHKRGHQERAQLYTKKRRLQNQAQKHEEPVGPEIRKKSKRNSDPLGRDVVDKLDTLIEQYRSKFARRDADQTDHEKRGSKQIRRWFQS from the exons AtgggaaagaagaagaaggtgaAGGCAACTGATGGCGACAGCCAATACAGCCCTTCCACCGTCTTCGTCACCGGCTTGCCCTATTCTTTGACTAATGCTCAG TTAGAAGAGAGCTTTAGTGAAGTTGGACCAATAAGACGCTGCTTTATGGTTACGAAGAAGG GGTCTAGTGAGCACCGGGGCTTTGGCTTTGTTCAATT CGCTGCAGTTGAACATGCTAATCGTGCTATTGAGCTGAAAAATGGGTCCACTGTTGGGGGTAGAAAGATTCAAGTTAAGCATGCTATGCATCGTGCTTCTCTGGAACAACGCCGATCGAAAGGAAATCAAG cAGAAATTTCTGATGGTGTTGCCCAGGCAAAAGATAACAAGTTAAGTTTGTCTGCCAAGACAGTCGAGCACGAGGAGTTTTCAAAATCTCTATCAACAG TGAATGAAACACTTGAGTCcttggagaaaagaaaagcagcTACAACTTCTAGCAGTATAGCTGATGAAGAAACttctttagaaaaagaaaagcagag AGTTGCAAAGACAGTCATATTTGGTGGTCTTCTTAATACTGCTATGGCAGAAGATGTTCACCGTCTTGCCAGAGAGTGTGGCACAGTACGTTCTATTATTTATCCTCTCCCCAAAGAGGAGCTTGAGCATCATG GTCTAGCTCGAGATGGATGTAAAATGGATGCTTCATCTGTCCTTTATACAAGTGTTAAATCAGCTCGTTCCTCTGTTGCAGCATTACACCAAAAAAAGATACATGGTGAACTTCTATGGGCACGTCAGCTTGGTGGAGAG GGCTCGAAGACCCAAAAGTGGAAGCTTATAGTGCGGAATCTCCCATTCAAG GCAACAGTGAATGAGATAAAGAACATGTTTTCGGCTGTGGCTTTCGTGTGGGACGTTTTTATTCCTCAAAATCCTGAGACAGG GTTGTCGAAGGGATTTGCTTTTGTTAAATTCACATCAAAGCAGGATGCAGAAAAT ATTATCAAGATGTTCAATGGGAAAAATTTTGGTAAAAGACCAATAGCTGTTGATTGGGCTGTTTCGAAAAAAGTTTATGCCTCCGGTGGTAAATCTCTTGATGCTGGTGAAGAAG GGCCGGACAAACATGGTGAGGAAAGTGATAGTGATGGTGATTTGGATGAGGATGATACAGAAGTCAATGAGAAATCCCTACAAGATTACAAAGTTGATGGTATGTCAGATGGGTCTGATTCAACTGAAGAGAAGGTCTCTGGCAGTGAAACAAACTTCGATGAAGAAGCAGATATTACAAGAAAAGTTCTCCAGAACCTAATTTCATCGCCGTCTAAAGCGACAGATAGCTTGGATAATGATAACTCTGGGCTGTCCAAAGAAATGAAGGATGATGAAAGTTTGGGCATATCAAGCAAATTGTCTGATACTTTTATTGCACCAAACACAATACCAGGAAATTCTGggaaaaacaaacaaatagAGAAAAACCCAACTGAGAGGGACAATGAACTGCAAAGGACAATATTCATTAGCAACCTTCCTTTTGATTCCAGTAGCGAAGAAGTAAAACAACGGCTCTTGGCATTTGGTGAAGTAGAATCCTTTCTTCCAGTTCTTCATCATGTTACCAA GCGACCGAGGGGAACAGGATTTCTCAAATTTAAAACATCAGATGGTGCTGATGCTGCAGTTTCAGCTGCCAATGCTGCTGCTGGTTTGGGTATCTTTCTAAAGGGTAggcaattaaaaattttgaaggcTCTGGACAAGAAGGCAGCTCAAGATAAGGTTTCGGAGAAGACCAAAAAAGAGGATCGTGACCACCGCAATCTTTACCTGGCAAAG GAAGGTCTTATCCTCGAGGGAACTCCAGCTGCTGAAGGTGTTTCAGTGAGCGATATGTCAAAGCGCAAAAT GTTGCAGGAGAAAAAAATGACTAAACTTAAATCTCCAAACTTCCATGTGTCAAGGACAAGGCTGGCGATGTACAATTTGCCAAAGACAATGTCTGAGGAAGAGTTGAAGCAACTCTGCATACATGCAGTAACTTCTCGAGCTACTAAGCAAAAGCCTGTTATTCGACAG ATAAAAATTTTGAGGGAGTCCAAGAATACAAACTCAACCAGAAAAAATAGTTCTCGTGGAGTGGGTTTTGTCGAGTTTTCGGAGCATCAACATGCACTTGTGGCTTTGAGAGTTCTTAACAATAATCCAG AAACTTTTGGTCCTGAGCAACGCCCAATTGTCGAGTTTGCTGTTGATAATGTCCTAACACTGCGAAGCAGGAAAGACAAACTTCAAGCTCGGCAGCAGGATTCCTTGAATGGCGTTCAAGATTTGCAGCAGAATGACAAATCAAGTGCATTGGATTATCATTCAAAAGAGAAATCAAGAAAACGCAAATCTAGACATGATGCTAAAGCATCAGACACTTCTGGGAGTAAGACAGAAGCTGAAGTTGGGAGGCAAGTTTTTGCAGAATCTCCTTCAGGGGAAGTTCGAGTTGTTAAGAAGCAAAAAGGTGATGCTGGTGGCAAAAGGGACAACATTTCATTCAAGAAAAAGATGAGAAGCTCAAAAAATAAGCAAATACCCGACCAGGAACAAAGAAACCCTGATGGAGGCGTGCCACATCCAGCTGAAGGCACAACCATTAGTGCTCATAAGCGTGGACATCAGGAAAGAGCACAGTTATATACCAAAAAGAGGAGGCTTCAGAATCAAGCACAAAAACACGAGGAACCCGTTGGTCCTGAGATAAGAAAAAAGAGTAAAAGGAACAGTGACCCTCTGGGACGGGATGTGGTGGATAAACTTGACACACTAATTGAGCAGTACAGATCCAAATTTGCACGGCGCGATGCGGACCAAACTGACCATGAAAAGCGAGGTTCCAAACAGATCAGGAGGTGGTTCCAATCGTGA
- the LOC140035084 gene encoding uncharacterized protein isoform X2 yields MGKKKKVKATDGDSQYSPSTVFVTGLPYSLTNAQLEESFSEVGPIRRCFMVTKKGSSEHRGFGFVQFAAVEHANRAIELKNGSTVGGRKIQVKHAMHRASLEQRRSKGNQEISDGVAQAKDNKLSLSAKTVEHEEFSKSLSTVNETLESLEKRKAATTSSSIADEETSLEKEKQRVAKTVIFGGLLNTAMAEDVHRLARECGTVRSIIYPLPKEELEHHGLARDGCKMDASSVLYTSVKSARSSVAALHQKKIHGELLWARQLGGEGSKTQKWKLIVRNLPFKATVNEIKNMFSAVAFVWDVFIPQNPETGLSKGFAFVKFTSKQDAENIIKMFNGKNFGKRPIAVDWAVSKKVYASGGKSLDAGEEGPDKHGEESDSDGDLDEDDTEVNEKSLQDYKVDGMSDGSDSTEEKVSGSETNFDEEADITRKVLQNLISSPSKATDSLDNDNSGLSKEMKDDESLGISSKLSDTFIAPNTIPGNSGKNKQIEKNPTERDNELQRTIFISNLPFDSSSEEVKQRLLAFGEVESFLPVLHHVTKRPRGTGFLKFKTSDGADAAVSAANAAAGLGIFLKGRQLKILKALDKKAAQDKVSEKTKKEDRDHRNLYLAKEGLILEGTPAAEGVSVSDMSKRKMLQEKKMTKLKSPNFHVSRTRLAMYNLPKTMSEEELKQLCIHAVTSRATKQKPVIRQIKILRESKNTNSTRKNSSRGVGFVEFSEHQHALVALRVLNNNPETFGPEQRPIVEFAVDNVLTLRSRKDKLQARQQDSLNGVQDLQQNDKSSALDYHSKEKSRKRKSRHDAKASDTSGSKTEAEVGRQVFAESPSGEVRVVKKQKGDAGGKRDNISFKKKMRSSKNKQIPDQEQRNPDGGVPHPAEGTTISAHKRGHQERAQLYTKKRRLQNQAQKHEEPVGPEIRKKSKRNSDPLGRDVVDKLDTLIEQYRSKFARRDADQTDHEKRGSKQIRRWFQS; encoded by the exons AtgggaaagaagaagaaggtgaAGGCAACTGATGGCGACAGCCAATACAGCCCTTCCACCGTCTTCGTCACCGGCTTGCCCTATTCTTTGACTAATGCTCAG TTAGAAGAGAGCTTTAGTGAAGTTGGACCAATAAGACGCTGCTTTATGGTTACGAAGAAGG GGTCTAGTGAGCACCGGGGCTTTGGCTTTGTTCAATT CGCTGCAGTTGAACATGCTAATCGTGCTATTGAGCTGAAAAATGGGTCCACTGTTGGGGGTAGAAAGATTCAAGTTAAGCATGCTATGCATCGTGCTTCTCTGGAACAACGCCGATCGAAAGGAAATCAAG AAATTTCTGATGGTGTTGCCCAGGCAAAAGATAACAAGTTAAGTTTGTCTGCCAAGACAGTCGAGCACGAGGAGTTTTCAAAATCTCTATCAACAG TGAATGAAACACTTGAGTCcttggagaaaagaaaagcagcTACAACTTCTAGCAGTATAGCTGATGAAGAAACttctttagaaaaagaaaagcagag AGTTGCAAAGACAGTCATATTTGGTGGTCTTCTTAATACTGCTATGGCAGAAGATGTTCACCGTCTTGCCAGAGAGTGTGGCACAGTACGTTCTATTATTTATCCTCTCCCCAAAGAGGAGCTTGAGCATCATG GTCTAGCTCGAGATGGATGTAAAATGGATGCTTCATCTGTCCTTTATACAAGTGTTAAATCAGCTCGTTCCTCTGTTGCAGCATTACACCAAAAAAAGATACATGGTGAACTTCTATGGGCACGTCAGCTTGGTGGAGAG GGCTCGAAGACCCAAAAGTGGAAGCTTATAGTGCGGAATCTCCCATTCAAG GCAACAGTGAATGAGATAAAGAACATGTTTTCGGCTGTGGCTTTCGTGTGGGACGTTTTTATTCCTCAAAATCCTGAGACAGG GTTGTCGAAGGGATTTGCTTTTGTTAAATTCACATCAAAGCAGGATGCAGAAAAT ATTATCAAGATGTTCAATGGGAAAAATTTTGGTAAAAGACCAATAGCTGTTGATTGGGCTGTTTCGAAAAAAGTTTATGCCTCCGGTGGTAAATCTCTTGATGCTGGTGAAGAAG GGCCGGACAAACATGGTGAGGAAAGTGATAGTGATGGTGATTTGGATGAGGATGATACAGAAGTCAATGAGAAATCCCTACAAGATTACAAAGTTGATGGTATGTCAGATGGGTCTGATTCAACTGAAGAGAAGGTCTCTGGCAGTGAAACAAACTTCGATGAAGAAGCAGATATTACAAGAAAAGTTCTCCAGAACCTAATTTCATCGCCGTCTAAAGCGACAGATAGCTTGGATAATGATAACTCTGGGCTGTCCAAAGAAATGAAGGATGATGAAAGTTTGGGCATATCAAGCAAATTGTCTGATACTTTTATTGCACCAAACACAATACCAGGAAATTCTGggaaaaacaaacaaatagAGAAAAACCCAACTGAGAGGGACAATGAACTGCAAAGGACAATATTCATTAGCAACCTTCCTTTTGATTCCAGTAGCGAAGAAGTAAAACAACGGCTCTTGGCATTTGGTGAAGTAGAATCCTTTCTTCCAGTTCTTCATCATGTTACCAA GCGACCGAGGGGAACAGGATTTCTCAAATTTAAAACATCAGATGGTGCTGATGCTGCAGTTTCAGCTGCCAATGCTGCTGCTGGTTTGGGTATCTTTCTAAAGGGTAggcaattaaaaattttgaaggcTCTGGACAAGAAGGCAGCTCAAGATAAGGTTTCGGAGAAGACCAAAAAAGAGGATCGTGACCACCGCAATCTTTACCTGGCAAAG GAAGGTCTTATCCTCGAGGGAACTCCAGCTGCTGAAGGTGTTTCAGTGAGCGATATGTCAAAGCGCAAAAT GTTGCAGGAGAAAAAAATGACTAAACTTAAATCTCCAAACTTCCATGTGTCAAGGACAAGGCTGGCGATGTACAATTTGCCAAAGACAATGTCTGAGGAAGAGTTGAAGCAACTCTGCATACATGCAGTAACTTCTCGAGCTACTAAGCAAAAGCCTGTTATTCGACAG ATAAAAATTTTGAGGGAGTCCAAGAATACAAACTCAACCAGAAAAAATAGTTCTCGTGGAGTGGGTTTTGTCGAGTTTTCGGAGCATCAACATGCACTTGTGGCTTTGAGAGTTCTTAACAATAATCCAG AAACTTTTGGTCCTGAGCAACGCCCAATTGTCGAGTTTGCTGTTGATAATGTCCTAACACTGCGAAGCAGGAAAGACAAACTTCAAGCTCGGCAGCAGGATTCCTTGAATGGCGTTCAAGATTTGCAGCAGAATGACAAATCAAGTGCATTGGATTATCATTCAAAAGAGAAATCAAGAAAACGCAAATCTAGACATGATGCTAAAGCATCAGACACTTCTGGGAGTAAGACAGAAGCTGAAGTTGGGAGGCAAGTTTTTGCAGAATCTCCTTCAGGGGAAGTTCGAGTTGTTAAGAAGCAAAAAGGTGATGCTGGTGGCAAAAGGGACAACATTTCATTCAAGAAAAAGATGAGAAGCTCAAAAAATAAGCAAATACCCGACCAGGAACAAAGAAACCCTGATGGAGGCGTGCCACATCCAGCTGAAGGCACAACCATTAGTGCTCATAAGCGTGGACATCAGGAAAGAGCACAGTTATATACCAAAAAGAGGAGGCTTCAGAATCAAGCACAAAAACACGAGGAACCCGTTGGTCCTGAGATAAGAAAAAAGAGTAAAAGGAACAGTGACCCTCTGGGACGGGATGTGGTGGATAAACTTGACACACTAATTGAGCAGTACAGATCCAAATTTGCACGGCGCGATGCGGACCAAACTGACCATGAAAAGCGAGGTTCCAAACAGATCAGGAGGTGGTTCCAATCGTGA